In the Calditrichota bacterium genome, TGACTCCGCATAGAGCCGTGAACGGCTGCTGAGCTGCCAGTTCAACGAGTCGTCTGCCACGAACTTGCGGAAAACAAAGCTCCTCGTCTCTTCGAACGTCTGCTCAAAGTCGTAGGCCACATAGTTGGCCAGCACTTCGAACGACTGATAGAAGGACAACTCTGGCGTGGGAGCAAAGAACCCGCGTGTGGTGAGGCGAAATACCCGGTTCCAATTGTTGTCGGCGCTGCGCTCGGCAAACAGGTAGACCATGTGGTAGAGGTTTACGCTGGCCATGAGCTGAAGTTTCAGCTGTGACGAGAAGAAGTGTTGCAGCAAGAAGGAACCGCTGATGCGCAGCTCATCGCGGTCGTCAAAGTTATTCGTATCTGGAGTATCGTAGCGGAGCAGACTCAGCGAGAAACGGCCCGCGAGTGAGTCAGCGGCCAAGCCCAGGCCAGCCTCGTTGACCAGCGTCAGACGTGACGAGCGATTTTCTGGCGTGACGAAGGCAGCGCGGGGCGAAAAGGGTGATGGCGCCTTGGTCACTGGCATGTCGTAACGTTGGTCCTGCGCCCAGTAGCCCACGAGGGTGCGCCAGGAGGCTGCTCCCCGCGCAAAGTCCAATCCCACCCAGTGTTCGAACTCCTGGTCGCGGCGGCGACGGCGGTCCCTCACCTTGCTCTCCTCGCGCAACGACACCTCCACCTCGCGATAGCTGGCCGCGTTCTGCAGACTTAGGTGGAGGTTGGGGGAAAGGCGATAAGTCAGGTGGTTGTAGATGCCAGCCGGACGCTCCTCATAGGTCTCGATGTCGCCTGCTGGCGAAAAGTAGTTGTCCCGTCGCCTGTTGCTCAGGGCGATGCGCAGCGAATCGGAAGTGCCCGGGGCGAACTCCCGGCAGACTGCGTAGCCCAGTGCCAGGTCCCGATTTGTTCGCACCGGAAACTGGTCGCCGCCAAGCTCGAGCTGGAGCGTGTTCACATATCCTCCGAGCAGCGCTCGGTCTATGTCGAGCCGCGTGCCGTAAGTGAGGCCCCAGTCGGCGCGATCGAAGCGCTGGTCCCATTTACTCCCCAGCGACGCTTCGGCCCACATCCGGTCCGTGATCCCGACGCGCACGTTGCCCCCGAGATAGTCAGTGCGAACGTCGTTGCGGAAACCCGACTGCCTGTCGACGAAGGCAGAAGATGTCGCCCGGAGGGAAAGCCGCAGACCCGGAGCGAGCTGGTAGGCAGCCAAGGCCTCTAAGTTCTGGTCGTCCTTCCACTTGTCCTCTCCCAGGCCTACGCGCAGCATGGAGGCCTGGAAGCGCTCGCGCATCCCCAGCAGCAGGCGCCCTCTGCCGTAGTGGTAACCGAGGTCGTACAACCACCCGTAGGCGTTCAAATCTTGGCGGAAGGAGACCGTACTGGGGGTACGCGCAAATCCTGTGGGGAAAAACAGCTGCTGTGCCTCCGCGCTCGTACACCCAAGCGCGGGGACGCATGCGGTGACGGCGCAGGCTATTGCCATGTGGAACCGACCGGGCATCAAGAGGTGAGCTTCTTGTGACGTCCCCTCGCGGGGCGGTCGCCTTTACTTGCCGCCGCCTGCGGAAATGACGGATTGCGCACGCGAAGGCTCGCGACAGTGCGCCCTGCTTTGCCGAAAGCGGCGCGGTCCGGCACGGAGATGGTACCACCTGAAATGACCAGCTTCAGGGCCTCTTCTACCGAGAGCCCCAGCTCAATCGTCTCTTCCTTGGGCACAAAGAGCAGAAAGCCGGAGGTCGGATTGGGCGTGGTCGGCAGGAATACGCTGTACACGTCCGGCTCCAAGGCCTCCTGGACTGGCCCCCTGGTGTCCTGCGTTACAAAAGCCACAGAGTACAAGCCCCTGCGAGGATACTCAACAAGCACAACTTTGCTGAAGACTTCCCTCTTGTCCGAAACAAAGGCTTGCACAATCTGCTGAAAAGTCTTGTAGACTCTGTTCAGCAGCGGCACGCGGGCGACAAAATCCTCACCCGCGGCAATAAGCTTGCGCCCCAGGATGTTGCGGGCCACCACCCCCGTCAGCAAGATGAGCAGCACCAAGGCGACGAACCCCAGTCCGGGGATCGGACGCCCACCGATGGTCAGACCCAGGCGCTGCGCCAGGAAGGTTCCCACTACCCCCTTGAACAGGCCATCGATGGCAAGAAAAAGCTTGTACAGCACAAAGACGCTGAGCACCAACGGCACGATGACCACCAGCCCGGTGAGAAAGTGGGTCCGCAGGGCCTTGCGCCATGGCTGCCGCCTGCCGGCCACATCCTTCAACTTGGGTGTCGCGCTACCGTCGCTCACCACTTCCGCGCCTCAAAAGTCCTCGTCCTGCAACTTCATCATGAAAACGACTTCGTCAGGACGGCACAAGCCATAAACCTCGCGTGCCACCTTCTCCAGGTATGCCCGGTCGTGGCGGAGTCGGTCGATTTCTGCCTGGAGCTCCGCCTTGCGCGCCTCTAACTCCCGCTCCCTCTGCTCCAGTTGCCGCTTCTTCTGCGCCAGGCGGTACTGGTTGACAAAGCCCGCGCTCCCGCTGAGGTAGATCACCGCCAGGACGATCGGGATCAGCGGGTAGAGGAAGCGACGAACGTTTATGCGGCGTCGGGGTCGTACCCTGCGCCGGCGCCTATCCACCAGCAATTTTCTCCCCGCCACTCGCAAGGCACCAGGGGCCAGGGGGCCTGGCCCCTCAGATTACCGTCTCGACACTACCGCCAGTCCAGCAAACTGTGCCGCCTCGCCTAAACTCTCCTCGATGCGCAGCAGCTGGTTGTACTTGCACACCCGGTCCGTGCGACAGGGGCTTCCCGTCTTGATCTGGCCGGCATTGGTGGCAACCACCACATCGGCGATGGTGGTGTCCTCGGTCTCGCCGGAGCGGTGCGAGACCACCGCCCGATATCCCGCGCGCTTGGCCACTTCCACCGTCTCCAGCGTCTCGGTGAGGGTGCCGATTTGATTCAGCTTGATGAGGATGGCGTTGCAAATGCCCCGCTCGATGCCCATGCGCAGCCGCTCGATGTTCGTCACGAACAGGTCATCCCCCACCAACTGAATCTTCCCCCCGAGGCGGTCAGTCATGAGCTTCCACCCCTCCCAGTCATCCTCCGCCATGCCATCCTCGATGGAATAGATGGGGTAGTTCTTGACCAGTGCCTCGTAGTAAGCCACCATCTGCTCGGCGTTCAGGCTCCGCTTCTCTGAAGCCAAGACGTAGACCTTTTTCTCCTTGTCGTAGAAGGCGCTGGCCGCCGGGTCCAAGGCAAGAAACACCTGTTCGCCCGCCTTGTAGCCGGCCTTGTGGATGGCTTCCATGATCACCTGCAGTGCCTCTTCATTGGAGCTGAGGTTGGGGGCAAAGCCACCCTCGTCGCCGACACCGGTACTGAGCCCTTTGCTCTTGAGAACCGACTTCAGGCTGTGGTAGATCTCGGCGCCCATGCGATAGGCTTCCGCAAAACTGGGAGCTCCGGCCGGCACAATCATGAACTCCTGCAGGTCGACGTTGTTATCGGCGTGCGAGCCACCGTTAATCACGTTCATCATGGGCACCGGCAGAGTGCGCGCGTTGACGCCGCCAATGTACTGGTACAAGGGGAGCTCGTACGCCGCTGCAGCCGCCTTGCACACCGCCAGCGACACGCCAAGGATGGCATTGGCGCCCAGCTTGGACTTGTCCTTGGTGCCGTCAAGGTCAATGAGCATGCGGTCGATGATCGCCTGCTGGGTGGCGTCCTCGCCGATGATGTGTTCGGCAATGACGTCGTTCACATTGGCCACCGCCTTGGTGACGCCTTTTCCTTTGAACCGCGCAGGGTCGCCGTCGCGCAGTTCCACCGCCTCATGCTCGCCGGTGGAGGCACCTGAGGGAATGGCTGCCCTGCCCACAGCGCCACACTCTAAGGTCACGTCCACCTCGACGGTGGGGTTACCACGTGAATCGAGTATCTCTCGTGCGAAAACGTCAACGATAGTGGTCATCTCGTCCTCCATTGCTCCATGCCTCCACGCCTAAAGCTGTTCCCTACCAGAGAAAACTGCGGAACGCCCATGCCAAAAGCACTCCGCTCACCGCACACGCGACATTGACAACATCATTGTTCACCCAACGCAGACCCCGCAGGAACTCAGTCGCCTCGCCGCAATGCACCTTCTTCTCGGTGACCTTGCCACAGCTTCGACAGCGATACTGCGCCTGAACGGTAGCCCCAAGCAGGCTGTCCACGAAACTCGCACCCACGCCGATGACCGCCAAGACAGCGAGGGCCTTTGCCGTCCATGCCATGGTGTGTCCGGGAGCACCCACAAGAGCCGCCGAGCCAGCGACCACAACCGCTCCCAACGCGCCCCCCAGTGTGCCGAACAAAGTGATGCCGCCCGAGCTGCCAATGGGCAGAGGCCGCCATGTGAGGATCGAACGGGGGACCTGCTTGCCCAGAACTCCCAGCTCTGTACCCCAGGTGTCTGCAGTCACCGCCACCAGCGAGGCGACGTAGAGGACATACCACAACGGTTCAGGGAAATAGTTCCACACGAGGAGCAGAATGCCTGCCACGCCGCCATTGGCGAAAACCTGGCCAAAGTCTCTTGGTCCCACCTTCGCAAATGCGTTGGCAACCACCAGACGCTTCCGCTGCTCCCCCAGCCGCGACAGCAGACTGGACAGCACGAAGAACGTCAAAATGGGTACCGCAAATTGCCACCGTCCCACGCCGAACACCAGCGTGGCGAGCACGAAGGTGACCGCCGCTCCGCTGGGGTTCAGAAAGCGCGCCTTGACCGAGGCGACCGCGACGAAGAGCGCGAGGAGCACACCCACGCTGAACGCAACACGGTCTGCCCCCGCGTGGGTAAGCATGTAGTGCATCACAAAGGCGGCGCCCAGCGGCACACTCAAATTGTCCGAACCCAACGCCGAGACAGCCTCGCACATGGTGGCCACCGCTGCCACTACGGCCGCTATCCACAGCACTTCGGGGAGAGTCAATCGAAAGCCATCCATCGGCCCCAACCAAAGGCCTGTCGCGACTACCACCGCCCCTGTCACCAGGAACATCGTGGCCGATCCCTCAAGTGACTTCTTCTCCTGCCCAAGGCGGTACTCATGCGGCCGTGGAAGGTTTTCGCCTACAATAGCCGCAGCGGCATCGGCAAAGGCCATGATGAGCATGGAGGCGACAAAGACGCTCTTGTGATCATGCCAAAGCAAGACCAATAGGATCAAGAAGGCGAGGGGGTAAAAGACCGTGCCATAGGTGGCCCGTTGTGTGCCGTGCATCCCCTTGAGCAGGCCTTTGCGCACCGCCACGAGATTGACGACCACAAACAAGCCCCCGAGCAGTGCCATGGGAGCCATGCTGTGGAAGAGATACGGTGTGCCAGCCACCAGCGCACCGGTCAACA is a window encoding:
- a CDS encoding DUF502 domain-containing protein, which codes for MVSDGSATPKLKDVAGRRQPWRKALRTHFLTGLVVIVPLVLSVFVLYKLFLAIDGLFKGVVGTFLAQRLGLTIGGRPIPGLGFVALVLLILLTGVVARNILGRKLIAAGEDFVARVPLLNRVYKTFQQIVQAFVSDKREVFSKVVLVEYPRRGLYSVAFVTQDTRGPVQEALEPDVYSVFLPTTPNPTSGFLLFVPKEETIELGLSVEEALKLVISGGTISVPDRAAFGKAGRTVASLRVRNPSFPQAAASKGDRPARGRHKKLTS
- a CDS encoding septum formation initiator family protein: MDRRRRRVRPRRRINVRRFLYPLIPIVLAVIYLSGSAGFVNQYRLAQKKRQLEQRERELEARKAELQAEIDRLRHDRAYLEKVAREVYGLCRPDEVVFMMKLQDEDF
- the eno gene encoding phosphopyruvate hydratase, which translates into the protein MTTIVDVFAREILDSRGNPTVEVDVTLECGAVGRAAIPSGASTGEHEAVELRDGDPARFKGKGVTKAVANVNDVIAEHIIGEDATQQAIIDRMLIDLDGTKDKSKLGANAILGVSLAVCKAAAAAYELPLYQYIGGVNARTLPVPMMNVINGGSHADNNVDLQEFMIVPAGAPSFAEAYRMGAEIYHSLKSVLKSKGLSTGVGDEGGFAPNLSSNEEALQVIMEAIHKAGYKAGEQVFLALDPAASAFYDKEKKVYVLASEKRSLNAEQMVAYYEALVKNYPIYSIEDGMAEDDWEGWKLMTDRLGGKIQLVGDDLFVTNIERLRMGIERGICNAILIKLNQIGTLTETLETVEVAKRAGYRAVVSHRSGETEDTTIADVVVATNAGQIKTGSPCRTDRVCKYNQLLRIEESLGEAAQFAGLAVVSRR
- a CDS encoding DUF92 domain-containing protein, with the protein product MSDWILLPVFFVALVALIALAEVVRRLLHGSAEVTRKAVHVLTGALVAGTPYLFHSMAPMALLGGLFVVVNLVAVRKGLLKGMHGTQRATYGTVFYPLAFLILLVLLWHDHKSVFVASMLIMAFADAAAAIVGENLPRPHEYRLGQEKKSLEGSATMFLVTGAVVVATGLWLGPMDGFRLTLPEVLWIAAVVAAVATMCEAVSALGSDNLSVPLGAAFVMHYMLTHAGADRVAFSVGVLLALFVAVASVKARFLNPSGAAVTFVLATLVFGVGRWQFAVPILTFFVLSSLLSRLGEQRKRLVVANAFAKVGPRDFGQVFANGGVAGILLLVWNYFPEPLWYVLYVASLVAVTADTWGTELGVLGKQVPRSILTWRPLPIGSSGGITLFGTLGGALGAVVVAGSAALVGAPGHTMAWTAKALAVLAVIGVGASFVDSLLGATVQAQYRCRSCGKVTEKKVHCGEATEFLRGLRWVNNDVVNVACAVSGVLLAWAFRSFLW